In Streptomyces sp. NBC_00433, a single genomic region encodes these proteins:
- the rimO gene encoding 30S ribosomal protein S12 methylthiotransferase RimO, whose product MPEPRTVALVTLGCARNEVDSEELAGRLAADGWQLVEDAADADVAVVNTCGFVEAAKKDSVDALLEANDLKDGGRTQAVVAVGCMAERYGKELADALPEADGVLGFDDYADISDRLRTILAGGVHASHTPRDRRKLLPISPAERQASTVALPGHSQEAHPNGRLSGTGAASADGTPVADDGPAVDLADLPEGVAPASGPRAPLRRRLDSGPVASVKLASGCDRRCTFCAIPSFRGSFISRRPSDVLGETRWLATQGVTEVMLVSENNTSYGKDLGDIRLLETLLPELAAVDGIERVRVSYLQPAEMRPGLIDALTSTPGVVPYFDLSFQHSAPGVLRAMRRFGDTDRFLELLGAIRAKAPAAGVRSNFIVGFPGETEDDLAELERFLSAARLDAIGVFGYSDEDGTEAAGYDGKLDDDVIAARLARVSRLAEELTAQRAEERLGDTVRVLVEAVDEETGEITGRADHQAPETDGQVVLVPSGEDWQPRPGTFVTAKVTGTQGVDLVAEPLGGAAVVGAPAAPAADAVTAGPAVVGR is encoded by the coding sequence ATGCCCGAACCCCGTACCGTCGCCCTTGTCACGCTCGGATGCGCCCGTAACGAAGTGGACTCAGAAGAGCTCGCCGGCCGGCTGGCGGCGGACGGCTGGCAGCTGGTCGAGGACGCGGCCGACGCCGATGTGGCGGTCGTCAACACCTGCGGCTTCGTGGAAGCGGCCAAGAAGGACTCCGTCGACGCACTCCTTGAGGCCAACGACCTCAAGGACGGCGGCCGCACCCAGGCCGTCGTCGCCGTCGGCTGCATGGCCGAGCGCTACGGCAAGGAGCTGGCCGACGCGCTGCCCGAGGCCGACGGTGTGCTCGGCTTCGACGACTACGCCGACATCTCCGACCGGCTGCGGACGATCCTGGCCGGCGGCGTCCACGCCTCGCACACCCCGCGCGACCGGCGCAAGCTGCTGCCGATCAGTCCGGCGGAACGCCAGGCGTCAACGGTGGCGCTGCCGGGTCACTCGCAGGAGGCTCACCCGAACGGGCGCCTGTCCGGAACGGGCGCAGCCTCCGCGGACGGCACCCCGGTGGCGGACGACGGGCCGGCCGTGGACCTCGCCGACCTGCCCGAAGGCGTCGCACCCGCGTCAGGGCCGCGCGCACCGTTGCGGCGCCGGCTGGACTCGGGACCGGTCGCCTCGGTGAAGCTGGCCTCCGGCTGCGACCGGCGCTGCACCTTCTGCGCGATCCCCTCCTTCCGCGGCTCCTTCATCTCCCGCCGCCCCTCCGACGTCCTCGGCGAGACCCGCTGGCTGGCCACCCAGGGCGTCACCGAGGTCATGCTGGTCAGCGAGAACAACACCTCCTACGGCAAGGACCTCGGCGACATCCGGCTGCTGGAGACGCTGCTGCCCGAGCTGGCGGCCGTGGACGGCATCGAGCGGGTCAGGGTCAGCTACCTCCAGCCCGCCGAGATGCGCCCCGGCCTCATCGACGCGCTGACCTCCACGCCCGGCGTGGTGCCGTACTTCGACCTGTCCTTCCAGCACTCCGCCCCCGGCGTGCTGCGGGCCATGCGGCGCTTCGGCGACACCGACCGCTTCCTCGAACTGCTCGGCGCGATCCGCGCGAAGGCACCCGCGGCGGGGGTCAGGTCCAACTTCATCGTCGGCTTCCCCGGCGAGACCGAGGACGACCTGGCCGAGCTGGAGCGCTTCCTGAGCGCCGCCAGGCTGGACGCGATCGGGGTCTTCGGCTACTCCGACGAGGACGGCACCGAGGCGGCCGGCTACGACGGCAAGCTGGACGACGACGTGATCGCCGCCCGGCTGGCCCGGGTCTCCCGGCTCGCCGAGGAGCTGACCGCGCAGCGCGCCGAGGAGCGCCTCGGGGACACCGTGCGGGTGCTGGTCGAAGCCGTGGACGAGGAGACCGGCGAGATCACGGGACGGGCCGACCACCAGGCGCCGGAGACGGACGGGCAGGTCGTGCTCGTGCCGTCCGGCGAGGACTGGCAGCCGCGCCCCGGGACCTTCGTCACCGCGAAGGTGACCGGCACGCAGGGCGTCGACCTGGTGGCCGAGCCGCTCGGGGGCGCCGCCGTGGTCGGCGCCCCCGCCGCGCCGGCCGCCGACGCTGTCACGGCCGGACCGGCGGTGGTGGGCAGATGA
- a CDS encoding nicotinamide-nucleotide amidohydrolase family protein, with the protein MTGGAAAEVLRLLELRGGTLAVAESLTGGLLAAELTGVPGASRTFRGSVTAYATALKHELLGVDGALLAERGAVDARVAREMAEGVRRRLGADWGAATTGVAGPDPQDGQPVGTVFVAVAGPGGAGEVAELRLAGDRAAIRRASVAAVVDLLLEQLRKVSE; encoded by the coding sequence ATGACGGGCGGCGCCGCGGCCGAGGTGCTGCGGCTGCTGGAGCTGCGGGGCGGCACGCTCGCGGTCGCGGAGTCGCTGACCGGCGGTCTGCTGGCCGCGGAGCTGACCGGGGTGCCCGGCGCGTCCCGCACCTTCCGCGGGTCGGTGACGGCCTACGCCACCGCGCTCAAGCACGAGCTGCTCGGTGTGGACGGCGCACTGCTCGCCGAGCGGGGCGCGGTGGACGCGCGGGTGGCGCGCGAGATGGCCGAGGGCGTACGCCGCAGGCTCGGCGCGGACTGGGGGGCCGCCACCACCGGCGTCGCGGGCCCCGACCCGCAGGACGGGCAGCCGGTGGGCACCGTCTTCGTGGCCGTGGCCGGTCCGGGCGGGGCCGGCGAGGTCGCCGAGCTGCGGCTGGCCGGTGACCGTGCCGCGATCCGCCGGGCGTCGGTCGCCGCGGTGGTCGATCTGCTCCTCGAACAACTTCGGAAGGTCTCCGAATAA
- a CDS encoding AraC family transcriptional regulator → MTPREQARHWEYPALPGVDLLRARYVRHVFPRHAHDGYVIAAVTGGVEGVGLPDGAERAGAGGVVLINPGTPHSAYAGTEEGWAYRVLYPAPQVVAAVAADLSASRGTPAFDATVVHDPATARMIADVHAAAESDNALAADTCLRLVLARLLARHGSGRQAAAAGRSGGQAAAARARDLLTARLAEPPSLEQLATEFGTSPFALLRAFKSVYGLPPHAWLTGERVKEARRLLDAGVAPASAATAVGFTDQSHLNRHFTRIVGVPPGAYQRERKNVQDRLPAPS, encoded by the coding sequence ATGACGCCTCGCGAGCAGGCCAGGCACTGGGAGTACCCGGCGCTGCCGGGGGTGGACCTGCTGCGGGCCCGCTACGTCCGGCACGTCTTCCCCCGGCACGCCCATGACGGCTATGTGATCGCCGCGGTCACCGGGGGAGTGGAGGGCGTCGGCCTGCCGGACGGGGCCGAGCGGGCCGGTGCGGGCGGTGTCGTGCTGATCAACCCCGGGACCCCGCACTCGGCGTACGCGGGCACCGAGGAGGGCTGGGCCTACCGGGTCCTCTACCCCGCCCCGCAGGTCGTGGCGGCGGTGGCCGCCGACCTCTCCGCTTCGCGCGGCACCCCGGCCTTCGACGCCACCGTCGTGCACGACCCCGCCACGGCCCGGATGATCGCCGACGTCCACGCGGCGGCCGAGAGCGACAACGCACTCGCGGCCGACACGTGCCTGAGGCTCGTGCTGGCCCGCCTGCTCGCCCGGCACGGGTCCGGGCGGCAGGCCGCGGCCGCCGGCCGCTCGGGCGGGCAGGCCGCCGCCGCCCGTGCGCGCGACCTGCTGACGGCTCGGCTGGCGGAGCCCCCGAGCCTGGAACAGCTCGCCACCGAGTTCGGCACCAGCCCCTTCGCCCTGCTGCGGGCGTTCAAGTCCGTCTACGGGCTGCCCCCGCACGCCTGGCTGACCGGGGAGCGAGTCAAGGAGGCCCGCCGGCTGCTGGACGCCGGGGTCGCCCCCGCGAGCGCCGCGACCGCTGTCGGTTTCACCGACCAGTCGCACCTCAACCGCCACTTCACCCGGATCGTCGGCGTCCCTCCGGGGGCCTACCAGCGCGAGCGCAAGAACGTACAAGACCGGCTGCCCGCCCCTTCCTAA
- the pgsA gene encoding CDP-diacylglycerol--glycerol-3-phosphate 3-phosphatidyltransferase, producing MSGAPAPAASPTPSSSSSSSSGTPSSGSAAAASGATVAPASLVNPVGGTDHAGDPVAENAGLWNIANLLTMTRLVLVPGFVLLLLHDDGHDPKWRSFAWAAFAVAMITDLFDGELARRYGLVTDFGKIADPIADKAIMGAALVGLSALGDLPWWVTAVILFRELGITLMRFWVIRHGVIPASRGGKLKTLTQGVAVGMYILVLTGPLASTRAWLMALAVLLTVVTGLDYVRQAVVLRRAGLAAERRAAQQPAGSSGAGTADGAEGADAGEPGADGPEQGV from the coding sequence ATGAGCGGAGCCCCCGCGCCGGCCGCGTCCCCCACGCCGTCCTCCTCCTCGTCCTCTTCCTCCGGGACTCCCTCTTCCGGGTCGGCGGCTGCCGCCTCGGGTGCCACGGTGGCGCCCGCGTCCCTGGTGAACCCGGTGGGGGGCACCGATCACGCGGGCGACCCGGTGGCGGAGAATGCCGGCCTGTGGAATATCGCCAACCTGCTGACGATGACCCGGCTGGTGCTGGTCCCCGGCTTCGTTCTGCTGCTGCTGCACGACGACGGGCACGACCCGAAGTGGCGCTCCTTCGCCTGGGCCGCCTTCGCCGTCGCGATGATCACCGACCTCTTCGACGGCGAGCTGGCCAGGCGCTACGGGCTGGTCACCGACTTCGGCAAGATCGCCGACCCGATCGCGGACAAGGCGATCATGGGGGCGGCCCTGGTCGGGCTGTCCGCGCTGGGCGACCTGCCGTGGTGGGTCACCGCGGTGATCCTCTTCCGCGAGCTGGGCATCACGCTGATGCGGTTCTGGGTGATCAGACACGGCGTGATCCCGGCGAGCCGCGGCGGCAAGCTCAAGACGCTCACGCAGGGCGTCGCCGTCGGCATGTACATCCTGGTGCTGACCGGCCCGCTGGCCAGCACCCGCGCCTGGCTGATGGCCCTCGCGGTGCTGCTCACGGTCGTGACCGGGCTCGACTACGTACGGCAGGCCGTCGTGCTGCGGCGGGCCGGTCTCGCCGCCGAGCGGCGGGCGGCGCAGCAGCCCGCGGGCTCCTCCGGCGCGGGCACCGCCGACGGAGCCGAGGGCGCGGACGCCGGCGAGCCGGGCGCGGACGGGCCGGAGCAGGGCGTATGA
- a CDS encoding DNA starvation/stationary phase protection protein, whose protein sequence is MSVVSSPLSDQDRKVVGDALQGALVDLLDLSLLAKQVHWNVVGPRFRSVHLQLDEVVDSARTHADTVAERASAIGVSADGRAGTVAKTSGIDTVTDGWVKDTEVVEIMVAALGAVITRLRERIELTDKPDPVSQDILIGVSRDLEKAHWMFQAENV, encoded by the coding sequence ATGAGTGTCGTCAGCAGCCCTCTTTCCGACCAGGACCGCAAGGTCGTGGGAGACGCCCTCCAGGGCGCACTGGTCGATCTTCTCGACCTGTCGCTGCTCGCCAAGCAGGTCCACTGGAATGTGGTGGGACCGCGCTTCCGCTCCGTCCACCTCCAGCTCGACGAGGTCGTCGACAGCGCACGTACGCACGCCGACACCGTCGCCGAGCGGGCCTCGGCCATCGGCGTCTCGGCCGACGGCCGCGCCGGGACCGTCGCCAAGACCAGCGGCATCGACACGGTGACCGACGGCTGGGTCAAGGACACCGAGGTCGTCGAGATCATGGTCGCCGCGCTGGGCGCGGTCATCACCCGGTTGCGGGAACGCATCGAGCTGACCGACAAGCCCGACCCGGTCTCGCAGGACATCCTCATCGGCGTCTCCCGCGACCTGGAAAAGGCCCATTGGATGTTCCAGGCCGAGAACGTCTGA
- a CDS encoding helix-turn-helix transcriptional regulator codes for MILLRRLLGDVLRRQRQRQGRTLREVSSSARVSLGYLSEVERGQKEASSELLSAICDALDVPMSEVMREVSDDLSLAELAQSAASEATAAPMRPLLGTVTSVTSVTSTPDERITIKAPKKSAEAVDVVAA; via the coding sequence ATGATTCTGCTCCGTCGCCTGCTGGGTGACGTGCTGCGTCGGCAGCGCCAGCGCCAGGGCCGCACCCTGCGCGAGGTCTCCTCGTCCGCCCGGGTCTCGCTCGGCTATCTGTCGGAGGTCGAGAGGGGGCAGAAGGAGGCGTCCTCCGAACTGCTCTCGGCGATCTGCGACGCCCTCGACGTACCGATGTCCGAGGTGATGCGTGAGGTCAGCGACGATCTGTCGCTCGCCGAGCTGGCACAGTCCGCGGCGTCCGAGGCCACTGCCGCACCGATGCGGCCGCTGCTCGGCACAGTCACATCGGTCACGTCCGTCACGTCCACTCCGGACGAGCGGATCACCATCAAGGCACCGAAGAAGTCCGCGGAAGCCGTGGACGTCGTCGCCGCCTGA
- a CDS encoding DNA glycosylase → MPEGDTVWLTARRLDAALAGRALVRAELRVPRLATVELVGRQVVEVVARGKHLMARLEGGWTLHSHLRMDGAWHLYAPGERWRGGAEHQVRAVLGNEARTAVGYRLPVLELLPTAEESQVVGHLGPDLLGPGWDAAEALDRLAGGPERPVGEALLDQRNLAGVGNVYVAELCFLRGVTPWTPFGQVTAPEKLVALAKRLLEANKSRPGHVTTGDTRRGRTHWVYDRVNRPCLRCGTPVRVGEHGPAGQRRVAYWCPRCQRGPVPGA, encoded by the coding sequence GTGCCTGAAGGAGACACGGTGTGGCTGACCGCTCGGCGGCTGGATGCGGCCTTGGCGGGGCGGGCGTTGGTGCGGGCTGAGTTGCGGGTGCCGCGGTTGGCCACGGTGGAGCTGGTCGGGCGGCAGGTGGTGGAGGTCGTGGCCCGGGGGAAGCATCTGATGGCGCGGCTGGAGGGCGGCTGGACGCTGCACTCGCATCTGCGGATGGACGGTGCCTGGCACCTGTACGCGCCCGGGGAGCGGTGGCGGGGCGGGGCTGAGCACCAGGTGCGGGCGGTGCTGGGGAACGAGGCGAGGACCGCGGTCGGCTACCGGCTGCCGGTGCTGGAGCTGCTGCCCACCGCGGAGGAGTCCCAGGTGGTCGGGCACCTCGGGCCCGATCTGCTCGGGCCGGGGTGGGACGCGGCGGAGGCGCTGGACCGGCTGGCGGGCGGGCCTGAGCGCCCGGTGGGCGAGGCCCTGCTCGACCAGCGCAATCTCGCCGGGGTCGGCAATGTCTACGTGGCCGAGCTGTGCTTTCTGCGCGGGGTGACCCCGTGGACGCCGTTCGGCCAGGTCACCGCGCCGGAGAAGCTGGTGGCGCTGGCCAAGCGGCTGCTGGAGGCGAACAAGTCCCGGCCCGGCCATGTGACGACCGGCGACACGCGGCGCGGGCGTACGCACTGGGTGTACGACCGGGTGAACCGGCCGTGCCTGCGCTGCGGCACCCCGGTCAGGGTCGGCGAGCACGGCCCGGCGGGGCAGCGGCGGGTGGCGTACTGGTGCCCGCGGTGCCAGCGCGGCCCCGTGCCCGGCGCGTAG
- a CDS encoding ATP-dependent helicase, protein MSSRSSLDAFSPATRAWFTGAFSEPTPAQSGAWTAIAEDSDVLVVAPTGSGKTLAAFLAALDRLAATPPPAEARKRCRVLYVSPLKALAVDVERNLRSPLAGLRQESVRLGLPEPEVRVGIRSGDTPPAERRALVTRPPDILITTPESLFLMLTSAAREALTGVETVILDEVHAVAGTKRGAHLALSLERLDRLLDRPARRIGLSATVRPVDEIARYLSPQRRVTVVQPPSQKEFRLSVVVPVEDLAELGGSPVADQAEHSGPAAGPAERPSIWPHVEERIADLVQAHRSTIVFANSRRLAERLCNRLNEIGHERAEGEPLPEAHSPAEVMAQSGAARGAPPVLARAHHGSVSKEQRALVEEDLKAGRLPAVVATSSLELGIDMGAVDLVVQVESPPSVASGLQRVGRAGHQVGAVSTGVVFPKYRGDLVQSAVVTERMRAGAIESLRVPSNPLDVLAQQIVAMTALDSWDVDELLTVVRRAAPFASLPHSAYTAVLDMLAGRYPSDAFAELRPRLVWDRVANTVTGRPGAQRLAVTSGGTIPDRGLFGVFLAGADPKKGGGRVGELDEEMVYESRVGDVFTLGTTSWRIEDITKDRVLVSPAPGVPGRLPFWKGDQLGRPLELGRALGAWLREVGALAEGPARERLSAAGLDTWAADNVLSYLTEQRQACGHIPDDRTIVVERFRDELGDWRVIIHSPFGAQVHAPWALALGARLQEKYGLDAQAMHADDGIVLRLPDADLMGLDLLDVAPRQGAEFDPERSPVGAADVAFDKGEVEQLVTDQVGGSALFASRFRECAARALLLPRRSPGKRTPLWQQRQRASQLLEVASEYGSFPIVLEAVRECLQDVFDVPGLVELMGDIEARRVRLVEVTTTEPSPFARSLLFGYVAQFLYEGDSPLAERRAAALSLDSRLLAELLGQAELRELLDADVLAELDRELQWLTEDRRARSAEGVADLLRLLGPLTAAELSTRGAEPAWAAELESARRAIRVRIAGAEYWAAVEDAGRLRDALGTALPVGVPVAFTEPVKDPLGDLLARFARTHGPFTTGEAAARFGLGAAVADGVLHRLGAAGRVVQGEFRPGGAGQEWCDAAVLRRLRRRSLAALRQELEPVPPATLGVFLPQWQHIGTHSLRGMDGLARAVEQLQGASVPASALEKLVLPSRVTGYNPAMLDELTASGEILWAGAGALPGKDGWISLYLADTAPLLLSPPQPLELAPLHQAVLTALSGGYGLFFRQIADHVRAGGLDVTEPQLADAVWDLTWSGRLTNDTLAPLRALLGSGRTAGATAHRAPRAVPRGRYSSLAGRAAPRATASRNGPPTTAGRWSLVPVAEQDPTLRAHALTHSLLDRHGVVTRGAVAAEGVEGGFSAAYRVLAAFEETGQARRGYVIEGLGAAQFAMDGAVDRLRALNTAREREEEQTGRTRTVVLAAADPANPYGAALPWPEQPAGVTHRPGRKAGALVVLTDGEVALYVERGGKTLLAWPTDEIRTQAAADALALAVREGALGKLTVERTNGESALTSPLGRALEAAGFHATPRGLRLRDSH, encoded by the coding sequence ATGTCCAGTCGCAGCAGCCTCGACGCTTTCTCCCCCGCCACCCGCGCGTGGTTCACGGGGGCGTTCAGCGAGCCCACTCCCGCCCAGTCAGGGGCGTGGACGGCCATCGCCGAGGACTCCGACGTGCTGGTCGTCGCGCCCACCGGCTCGGGCAAGACACTCGCCGCCTTCCTGGCCGCGCTCGACCGGCTGGCGGCCACCCCGCCGCCGGCCGAGGCGCGCAAGCGCTGCCGGGTGCTCTATGTCTCACCGCTGAAGGCCCTGGCGGTGGACGTGGAGCGCAATCTGCGCAGCCCGCTCGCGGGCCTGCGCCAGGAGTCGGTGCGCCTCGGGCTGCCCGAGCCCGAGGTGCGGGTCGGGATCCGCTCGGGGGACACCCCGCCCGCGGAGCGTCGCGCCCTGGTCACCAGGCCGCCCGACATCCTGATCACCACCCCGGAATCGCTCTTCCTCATGCTCACCTCCGCCGCCCGGGAGGCCCTGACCGGGGTCGAGACGGTGATCCTGGACGAGGTGCACGCGGTGGCGGGCACCAAGCGGGGCGCCCACCTGGCCCTGTCACTGGAGCGCCTCGACCGGCTGCTCGACCGGCCCGCCCGCCGGATCGGACTGTCGGCCACCGTGCGTCCGGTGGACGAGATCGCCCGCTATCTGTCCCCGCAGCGCAGAGTGACCGTCGTCCAGCCGCCGTCGCAGAAGGAATTCCGGCTGTCGGTGGTGGTGCCGGTGGAGGATCTGGCAGAGCTGGGCGGCTCACCGGTCGCCGACCAGGCCGAGCACAGCGGGCCGGCCGCGGGCCCCGCTGAGCGGCCCTCGATCTGGCCCCATGTGGAGGAGCGGATCGCCGACCTGGTGCAGGCCCACCGCTCCACGATCGTCTTCGCCAATTCGCGCAGACTGGCCGAGCGGCTCTGCAACCGGCTCAACGAGATCGGACACGAGCGGGCGGAGGGCGAGCCGCTGCCCGAGGCCCACTCCCCCGCCGAGGTCATGGCGCAGTCGGGTGCGGCACGCGGGGCTCCGCCTGTGCTGGCCCGCGCCCACCACGGCTCGGTGTCCAAGGAACAGCGGGCGCTCGTCGAGGAGGATCTCAAAGCCGGCCGGCTGCCCGCCGTCGTCGCCACCTCCAGCCTGGAGCTGGGCATCGACATGGGCGCGGTCGACCTGGTCGTCCAGGTGGAGTCGCCGCCCTCCGTCGCGTCGGGCCTGCAGCGGGTGGGGCGCGCGGGCCACCAGGTGGGCGCGGTCTCCACCGGTGTGGTCTTCCCCAAATACCGCGGCGATCTGGTGCAGTCCGCGGTGGTCACCGAGCGGATGCGGGCCGGGGCGATCGAGTCGCTGCGGGTGCCCTCCAACCCGCTCGACGTGCTGGCCCAGCAGATCGTCGCGATGACCGCGCTGGACAGCTGGGACGTCGACGAACTGCTGACGGTGGTGCGGCGCGCGGCGCCCTTCGCGTCCCTGCCGCACTCCGCCTACACGGCGGTGCTCGACATGCTCGCCGGGCGCTATCCCTCCGACGCCTTCGCCGAACTGCGCCCGCGCCTGGTGTGGGACCGGGTGGCCAACACGGTGACCGGGCGGCCGGGGGCGCAGCGACTGGCGGTCACCTCGGGCGGCACCATCCCGGACCGGGGCCTGTTCGGGGTGTTCCTGGCGGGCGCCGACCCGAAGAAGGGCGGTGGGCGGGTCGGCGAGCTGGACGAGGAGATGGTCTACGAGTCCAGGGTCGGCGACGTCTTCACCCTCGGCACCACCTCCTGGCGGATCGAGGACATCACCAAGGACCGAGTGCTGGTCTCGCCGGCACCCGGCGTGCCTGGGCGGCTGCCCTTCTGGAAGGGCGACCAGCTCGGCCGCCCGCTGGAGCTGGGCCGGGCGCTGGGGGCGTGGCTGCGCGAGGTCGGCGCGCTCGCCGAGGGGCCGGCCAGGGAGCGGCTGTCGGCGGCGGGGCTCGACACCTGGGCGGCCGACAATGTGCTGTCCTACCTGACCGAGCAGCGGCAGGCGTGCGGCCACATCCCGGACGACCGGACGATCGTGGTCGAGCGCTTCCGCGACGAGCTGGGCGACTGGCGGGTGATCATCCACTCCCCGTTCGGCGCGCAGGTGCACGCGCCCTGGGCGCTGGCGCTCGGCGCACGGCTCCAGGAGAAGTACGGCCTGGACGCACAGGCGATGCATGCCGACGACGGCATCGTGCTGCGGCTGCCGGACGCCGACCTGATGGGGCTCGATCTGCTGGACGTCGCCCCGCGGCAGGGGGCGGAGTTCGACCCCGAGCGGTCGCCGGTCGGGGCCGCGGACGTCGCCTTCGACAAGGGCGAGGTGGAACAGCTGGTCACCGACCAGGTCGGCGGCTCCGCGCTGTTCGCCTCCCGGTTCCGCGAGTGCGCGGCCCGCGCCCTGCTGCTGCCGCGCCGCAGCCCGGGCAAGCGCACCCCCCTGTGGCAGCAGCGCCAGCGCGCCTCCCAGCTGCTCGAGGTCGCCTCCGAGTACGGATCGTTCCCGATCGTCCTGGAGGCGGTGCGCGAGTGCCTCCAGGACGTCTTCGACGTGCCTGGCCTGGTGGAGCTGATGGGCGACATCGAGGCACGCAGGGTGCGGCTGGTGGAGGTCACCACGACCGAGCCGTCGCCCTTCGCCAGGTCGCTGCTGTTCGGGTATGTCGCGCAGTTCCTCTACGAAGGGGATTCGCCGCTGGCGGAGCGGCGGGCGGCCGCGCTGTCGCTGGACTCGCGGTTGCTCGCGGAGCTGCTCGGGCAGGCCGAGCTGCGCGAACTGCTCGACGCCGATGTGCTGGCGGAGCTGGACCGCGAACTGCAGTGGCTGACCGAGGACCGCAGGGCCAGGAGCGCCGAGGGCGTCGCGGACCTGCTGCGTCTGCTCGGACCGCTCACTGCGGCGGAATTGTCCACCCGGGGTGCGGAGCCGGCCTGGGCGGCGGAGCTGGAGTCCGCCCGGCGGGCGATCCGGGTGCGGATCGCCGGCGCCGAATACTGGGCGGCGGTCGAGGACGCTGGGCGGCTGCGGGACGCGCTGGGCACGGCGCTGCCGGTAGGGGTGCCGGTGGCCTTCACCGAGCCGGTGAAGGATCCGCTGGGGGATCTGCTGGCCCGCTTCGCCCGCACGCACGGACCGTTCACGACCGGCGAGGCCGCGGCGAGGTTCGGGCTCGGGGCGGCGGTGGCGGACGGCGTGCTGCACCGGCTGGGAGCGGCCGGCCGGGTGGTGCAGGGCGAGTTCAGGCCCGGTGGCGCGGGCCAGGAGTGGTGCGACGCTGCAGTGCTCCGACGGCTGCGGCGCAGGTCACTCGCGGCGCTCAGGCAGGAGCTGGAGCCGGTGCCGCCGGCGACACTGGGGGTCTTCCTGCCGCAGTGGCAGCACATCGGCACGCACAGCCTGCGCGGAATGGACGGCCTGGCGCGAGCGGTCGAGCAGTTGCAGGGCGCGTCGGTGCCGGCATCCGCGCTGGAGAAGCTGGTGCTGCCCTCCCGGGTCACGGGATACAACCCGGCGATGCTGGACGAGCTGACCGCCTCCGGCGAGATCCTCTGGGCGGGAGCCGGTGCGCTGCCCGGCAAGGACGGCTGGATCTCGCTCTACCTGGCCGACACCGCGCCGCTGCTGCTGTCGCCGCCCCAGCCGCTGGAGCTGGCCCCGCTCCACCAGGCGGTGCTCACCGCGCTGTCCGGCGGCTACGGGCTGTTCTTCCGGCAGATCGCCGACCATGTGCGGGCGGGCGGCCTGGACGTCACGGAGCCGCAACTCGCCGACGCGGTCTGGGATCTGACCTGGTCTGGCAGGCTCACCAATGACACGCTCGCACCGCTGCGCGCCCTGCTCGGCTCCGGCCGTACCGCCGGGGCGACAGCCCACCGGGCGCCCCGGGCGGTGCCGCGCGGCCGGTACAGCTCGCTCGCCGGCCGGGCCGCGCCGCGCGCCACGGCGTCGCGCAATGGTCCGCCGACGACCGCGGGGCGCTGGTCGCTCGTACCCGTGGCCGAGCAGGACCCGACCCTGCGCGCCCACGCCCTCACCCATTCCCTGCTCGACCGGCACGGGGTGGTGACCCGGGGTGCGGTGGCGGCAGAAGGGGTCGAGGGCGGCTTCTCCGCGGCGTATCGGGTGCTGGCGGCGTTCGAGGAGACCGGGCAGGCCCGGCGCGGCTATGTGATCGAGGGGCTGGGCGCGGCGCAGTTCGCGATGGACGGGGCGGTGGACCGGCTGCGGGCGCTGAATACGGCCCGGGAGCGGGAGGAGGAGCAGACCGGCCGCACCCGGACGGTGGTCCTCGCCGCGGCGGACCCGGCCAACCCCTACGGCGCCGCCCTGCCGTGGCCCGAGCAGCCGGCCGGCGTCACCCACCGCCCGGGCCGCAAGGCGGGCGCCCTGGTCGTGCTCACCGACGGCGAGGTGGCTCTCTACGTGGAGCGGGGCGGCAAGACCCTGCTGGCCTGGCCCACGGACGAGATACGGACGCAGGCCGCGGCCGATGCGCTGGCGCTGGCCGTGCGGGAGGGGGCGCTGGGCAAGCTCACGGTCGAGCGTACGAACGGCGAGTCCGCGTTGACGTCGCCGCTCGGGCGGGCTCTGGAAGCGGCCGGCTTCCACGCGACCCCCCGCGGGTTGCGCTTGCGCGACTCCCACTGA